Proteins encoded together in one Lathyrus oleraceus cultivar Zhongwan6 chromosome 5, CAAS_Psat_ZW6_1.0, whole genome shotgun sequence window:
- the LOC127086469 gene encoding indole-3-acetic acid-amido synthetase GH3.6 isoform X2, with protein sequence MIPAIEEDFGRRYLIFRLLMPIMNQFVPDLDKGKGMYLMFTRNESKTPGGIKTSAALTRFYKSSHFLNRSYNPFTSPNETVLCLDSYQSMYSQLLCGLCQNNEVLRVGAVFATTLIHAVRFLEKNWSLLCDDIRTGTINPLITDISVREAVMKILKSDKNLADFIQSECSKGSWQGIITRLWPNTKYVDVTVTGSMSQYIPTLDYYCNGLPLVSNIYAASEGFFGVNLNPLCKPCHVSYTLIPTMCYYEFLPVNRSNDPVNEKEQELVDLVDVKLDQEYELVVTTYAGLYRYKVGDVLKVTGFKNNAPQFEFVCRKHVVLSIDSDKTDEVELHNAIKNAVTHLAPYDADVAEYTSYADTRTIPGHYVLYWELNLKDSTTIPDCVYEDCCLTIEESLNSFYRLRRVLDKSIGALEIKIVEQGTFDKLMDYAINSGSSISQYKTPRCVKFAPVVELLESGVLAKYFSPKCPQWDPSHK encoded by the exons ATGATACCAGCAATTGAAGAAGATTTTGGAAGAAGATATTTAATATTTCGACTATTAATGCCAATAATGAATCAATTTGTTCCTGACCTAGATAAAGGAAAAGGAATGTACCTAATGTTTACAAGAAATGAATCTAAAACACCAGGAGGCATTAAAACTAGTGCAGCCCTCACAAGATTTTACAAAAGTTCTCATTTTTTAAACAGATCTTACAATCCATTCACAAGTCCAAATGAAACTGTTCTCTGTCTTGACTCATACCAAAGTATGTATTCACAACTTCTATGTGGTCTTTGTCAAAACAACGAGGTCCTTCGTGTCGGTGCTGTTTTCGCTACAACTCTCATTCACGCTGTTCGGTTCCTCGAGAAAAATTGGTCACTTCTCTGCGATGATATAAGAACAGGAACAATTAATCCTCTCATCACTGACATTTCAGTGAGAGAGGCTGTTATGAAAATTCTTAAATCTGACAAAAATCTTGCTGATTTTATTCAGAGTGAGTGTAGCAAGGGTTCTTGGCAAGGTATTATTACTAGGTTGTGGCCTAATACTAAGTATGTTGATGTTACTGTGACAGGATCAATGTCACAGTACATTCCTACTTTGGATTACTATTGTAATGGTCTTCCACTTGTTTCTAACATTTATGCTGCTAGTGAAGGTTTCTTCGGTGTTAACCTTAATCCGCTTTGTAAACCTTGTCATGTGTCTTATACCCTTATCCCTACCATGTGCTACTATGAGTTCTTACCTGTTAATAGAAGTAATGATCCTGTGAATGAGAAAGAACAAGAGTTGGTGGATCTTGTTGATGTCAAGCTTGATCAAGAATATGAGCTTGTTGTTACCACTTATGCGG GACTTTATAGGTACAAAGTGGGAGATGTATTGAAAGTGACTGGATTCAAGAACAATGCACCACAATTCGAATTTGTCTGCAGAAAACATGTTGTTCTAAGCATAGATTCAGACAAGACAGATGAAGTTGAGCTACATAATGCAATAAAAAATGCGGTCACACATTTAGCACCATATGATGCAGATGTAGCAGAGTACACTAGTTATGCAGACACAAGAACAATTCCAGGACACTATGTGTTGTATTGGGAATTAAACCTTAAAGACTCAACAACAATTCCAGATTGTGTTTATGAAGATTGTTGTTTAACTATTGAAGAGTCACTTAACAGTTTTTATCGACTACGTCGTGTTTTAGACAAATCAATTGGGGCACTTGAGATTAAGATTGTGGAGCAGGGGACATTTGATAAACTTATGGATTATGCTATTAATTCAGGATCATCAATTAGTCAATATAAGACTCCAAGGTGTGTGAAATTTGCACCTGTTGTGGAGCTTTTGGAGTCTGGAGTTTTGGCAAAGTATTTTAGTCCTAAATGTCCACAATGGGATCCTAGTCATAAATAA
- the LOC127086469 gene encoding indole-3-acetic acid-amido synthetase GH3.6 isoform X1: protein MSTSLDYDLSQKHQKLLDLIEDVTTHAYEIQKKVLAEILSHNANVEYLQRHGLNGQTDSETFKKLVPIITYEDIKNDINRIANGDTTSILTANPVSVFLLSSGTSGGERKMIPAIEEDFGRRYLIFRLLMPIMNQFVPDLDKGKGMYLMFTRNESKTPGGIKTSAALTRFYKSSHFLNRSYNPFTSPNETVLCLDSYQSMYSQLLCGLCQNNEVLRVGAVFATTLIHAVRFLEKNWSLLCDDIRTGTINPLITDISVREAVMKILKSDKNLADFIQSECSKGSWQGIITRLWPNTKYVDVTVTGSMSQYIPTLDYYCNGLPLVSNIYAASEGFFGVNLNPLCKPCHVSYTLIPTMCYYEFLPVNRSNDPVNEKEQELVDLVDVKLDQEYELVVTTYAGLYRYKVGDVLKVTGFKNNAPQFEFVCRKHVVLSIDSDKTDEVELHNAIKNAVTHLAPYDADVAEYTSYADTRTIPGHYVLYWELNLKDSTTIPDCVYEDCCLTIEESLNSFYRLRRVLDKSIGALEIKIVEQGTFDKLMDYAINSGSSISQYKTPRCVKFAPVVELLESGVLAKYFSPKCPQWDPSHK, encoded by the exons ATGTCTACTTCTCTTGATTATGACCTCTCACAAAAACACCAAAAACTTCTTGACCTTATAGAGGATGTTACTACACACGCATATGAAATCCAAAAGAAAGTGTTAGCTGAAATTCTGTCTCACAATGCAAATGTTGAGTACTTACAAAGACATGGTCTCAATGGCCAAACAGATAGTGAAACCTTCAAGAAACTTGTCCCTATCATAACCTATGAAGATATCAAAAATGATATTAACCGTATTGCCAATGGTGATACTACTTCAATCCTCACTGCCAACCCCGTTTCAGTGTTTCTCTTGAG CTCAGGAACATCTGGTGGTGAGAGAAAGATGATACCAGCAATTGAAGAAGATTTTGGAAGAAGATATTTAATATTTCGACTATTAATGCCAATAATGAATCAATTTGTTCCTGACCTAGATAAAGGAAAAGGAATGTACCTAATGTTTACAAGAAATGAATCTAAAACACCAGGAGGCATTAAAACTAGTGCAGCCCTCACAAGATTTTACAAAAGTTCTCATTTTTTAAACAGATCTTACAATCCATTCACAAGTCCAAATGAAACTGTTCTCTGTCTTGACTCATACCAAAGTATGTATTCACAACTTCTATGTGGTCTTTGTCAAAACAACGAGGTCCTTCGTGTCGGTGCTGTTTTCGCTACAACTCTCATTCACGCTGTTCGGTTCCTCGAGAAAAATTGGTCACTTCTCTGCGATGATATAAGAACAGGAACAATTAATCCTCTCATCACTGACATTTCAGTGAGAGAGGCTGTTATGAAAATTCTTAAATCTGACAAAAATCTTGCTGATTTTATTCAGAGTGAGTGTAGCAAGGGTTCTTGGCAAGGTATTATTACTAGGTTGTGGCCTAATACTAAGTATGTTGATGTTACTGTGACAGGATCAATGTCACAGTACATTCCTACTTTGGATTACTATTGTAATGGTCTTCCACTTGTTTCTAACATTTATGCTGCTAGTGAAGGTTTCTTCGGTGTTAACCTTAATCCGCTTTGTAAACCTTGTCATGTGTCTTATACCCTTATCCCTACCATGTGCTACTATGAGTTCTTACCTGTTAATAGAAGTAATGATCCTGTGAATGAGAAAGAACAAGAGTTGGTGGATCTTGTTGATGTCAAGCTTGATCAAGAATATGAGCTTGTTGTTACCACTTATGCGG GACTTTATAGGTACAAAGTGGGAGATGTATTGAAAGTGACTGGATTCAAGAACAATGCACCACAATTCGAATTTGTCTGCAGAAAACATGTTGTTCTAAGCATAGATTCAGACAAGACAGATGAAGTTGAGCTACATAATGCAATAAAAAATGCGGTCACACATTTAGCACCATATGATGCAGATGTAGCAGAGTACACTAGTTATGCAGACACAAGAACAATTCCAGGACACTATGTGTTGTATTGGGAATTAAACCTTAAAGACTCAACAACAATTCCAGATTGTGTTTATGAAGATTGTTGTTTAACTATTGAAGAGTCACTTAACAGTTTTTATCGACTACGTCGTGTTTTAGACAAATCAATTGGGGCACTTGAGATTAAGATTGTGGAGCAGGGGACATTTGATAAACTTATGGATTATGCTATTAATTCAGGATCATCAATTAGTCAATATAAGACTCCAAGGTGTGTGAAATTTGCACCTGTTGTGGAGCTTTTGGAGTCTGGAGTTTTGGCAAAGTATTTTAGTCCTAAATGTCCACAATGGGATCCTAGTCATAAATAA
- the LOC127086470 gene encoding indole-3-acetic acid-amido synthetase GH3.6, which yields MSISLDYDLSQKAKKVLEFIENVTTHADEIQKKVLAEILSHNANVEYLQRHGLNGQTDSETFKKLLPVITYEDIHNDINRIANGDTSSILTANPVSEFVTSTGTSGGERKLIPATEDDLGRRYSLFSLLMPIINQCVPDQDKGKGMYLMFARNEYKTPGGIKASSALTIYYKSTYFINRSYHLYTSPYETVVCLDSYQSMYSQLLCGLCQNNEVLRVGAVFATSLIHAIRFLEKNWSLLCDDIRTGTINPLVTDISVREAVMKILKSDKNLADFIQSECSKGCWQGIITRLWPNTKYVDAIVTGTMSQYIPTLDYYSNGLPLVCKIYASSECYCGVNLNPLCNPCHVSYTLIPTMCYYEFLPVNRSNNDSLHEKEQQELVDLVDVKLDQEYELVVTTYAGLYRYNVGDVLKVTGFKNKAPQFKFVCRKNVVLSIDLDKTDEVELQNAIKNAVTHLAPYDADVAEYTSYADTRTIPGHYVLYWELNLKDSTTIPDCVYEDCCLTIEESLSSYYRLSRVLEKSIGALEIKIVEQGTFDKLMDYAISCGASINQYKTPRCVKSAPVVELLESRVMTKYFSSKCPQWVPSHKEWTNN from the exons ATGTCTATTTCTCTTGATTATGATCTCTCACAAAAAGCCAAAAAAGTTCTTGAATTCATAGAGAATGTTACTACACATGCAGATGAAATCCAGAAGAAAGTGTTAGCTGAAATTCTGTCTCACAATGCAAATGTTGAGTACTTACAAAGACATGGTCTCAATGGCCAAACAGATAGTGAAACCTTCAAGAAACTTCTTCCTGTCATAACTTATGAAGATATTCACAATGATATTAACCGTATCGCCAATGGTGATACTTCTTCAATCCTCACCGCCAACCCCGTTTCAGAGTTTGTCACTAG CACAGGAACATCTGGTGGTGAGAGAAAGTTGATACCAGCAACAGAAGATGATTTAGGAAGAAGATATTCACTATTTAGTCTATTGATGCCAATAATTAATCAATGTGTTCCTGATCAAGATAAAGGAAAAGGAATGTACCTAATGTTTGCAAGAAATGAATATAAAACACCAGGAGGCATTAAAGCTAGTTCAGCCCTCACAATATATTACAAAAGTACTTATTTTATAAACAGATCTTACCATCTATACACAAGTCCATATGAAACTGTTGTTTGTCTTGACTCATACCAAAGTATGTACTCACAACTTCTATGTGGTCTTTGTCAAAACAACGAGGTCCTTCGTGTCGGTGCTGTTTTCGCTACAAGTCTCATTCACGCTATTCGGTTCCTTGAGAAAAATTGGTCACTTCTCTGCGATGATATAAGAACAGGAACAATTAATCCTCTCGTCACTGACATTTCAGTGAGAGAGGCTGTTATGAAGATTCTTAAATCTGACAAAAACCTTGCTGATTTTATTCAAAGTGAGTGTAGCAAAGGTTGTTGGCAAGGAATTATAACTAGGTTGTGGCCTAATACCAAGTATGTTGATGCTATTGTGACAGGAACAATGTCACAGTACATTCCTACTTTGGATTACTATAGTAATGGTCTTCCACTTGTTTGTAAGATATACGCTTCCAGTGAATGTTACTGTGGTGTTAACCTTAATCCTCTTTGTAATCCTTGTCATGTGTCTTATACCCTTATCCCTACCATGTGCTACTATGAATTCTTACCGGTTAATAGAAGTAATAACGATTCTCTACATGAGAAAGAGCAACAAGAGTTGGTGGATCTTGTTGATGTCAAGCTTGATCAAGAATATGAGCTTGTTGTTACCACTTATGCTG GACTTTATAGGTACAATGTGGGAGATGTATTGAAAGTCACTGGATTCAAGAACAAGGCACCGCAATTCAAATTTGTGTGCAGAAAAAACGTTGTTTTAAGCATAGATTTAGACAAAACAGACGAAGTTGAGCTACAAAATGCAATAAAAAATGCGGTCACACATTTAGCACCATATGATGCAGATGTAGCAGAGTATACTAGTTATGCAGACACAAGAACAATTCCAGGACACTATGTGTTGTATTGGGAATTAAACCTTAAAGACTCTACAACAATTCCAGATTGTGTTTATGAAGATTGTTGTTTAACTATTGAAGAGTCACTTAGCAGTTATTATCGACTAAGTCGTGTTTTAGAGAAATCAATTGGGGCACTTGAGATTAAGATTGTCGAGCAGGGGACATTTGATAAACTTATGGATTATGCTATTAGTTGTGGAGCTTCAATAAATCAATACAAAACTCCTAGGTGTGTCAAATCTGCACCTGTTGTGGAGCTTTTGGAGTCAAGAGTTATGACAAAGTATTTTAGTTCTAAATGTCCACAATGGGTTCCTAGTCATAAGGAATGGACTAATAATTAG